TGAAGAGGAGTATAATAAGGCTTTAAATCATAAATTCTATAATGAGGGAAAATTGCCAAAAGGTTTTGTAATGGATGAAGATACAACAATAGTTTACAATAAAAGAAGTGAAGTTGAGTATAACGTACCAGATTTTTCAGGACTTGTTGAAAAATTCTTATTGGAAAAATTTGATGAGGATTTAGTATATACTGGTGGATTAAAAGTGTATACAACATTAGATTTAGATATACAAAAAATTGCTAAAGAAACCTTTGATAATTATTCTTTCTTTAAAAAAGAGGGAAGAGAGAATTTACAGGGGGGAATGGTAACGATTGATCCAAACAACGGTTATGTTATATCCCTTGTTGCTGGAAAAAATTTCAAAGATGGTGGTTTTAATAGAGCTACTATGGCTAAAAGACAAATGGGTTCATCATTTAAACCATTTTTATACTTTACAGCTTTACAAAATGGATATGAGTTAAACTCCGTAATAGAGGATAGATATTTACAGTATGGTAAGTGGATACCAAAAAACTACGGAAATAGATATAATAAAAATTTAACACTACTTACAGCATTAGATAGATCTGTAAATACAGTTTCTATTCAACTGTTAGATAAGGTAGGGATAAGTACAGTAAAAAGAAATATAGCAAAACTTGATCCTAATTTAAAAATTCCAGATGATTTAACAGCTTCTTTAGGTTCCTTTGAAAATACTCCACTACAACACGCACTAAATTATAGTGTATTTGCTAATGGAGGATATAAAATATCTCCAGTTATTGTAACTTCTGTAATTGATAAATATGGAAATACATTATACGAAGAGTTACCTAAAAAAGAAAAGATATATGATAGTTTAGATACAAGTTTAATAACTTATATGTTAAAAAGCTCTGTAATGTTTGGAAGCTCTGGTAGAGCAGCTGTTTATGATGCAAATAAAAGAAGAATTGAACAGGGAGGAAAAACTGGGACTACTAATGAAAATAGAACTCTTTGGTTTGCTGGAATTACACCAAACTATGTAACAACTATCTATATAGGTTACGATAATAATGCACCAATAGTAGGGGATGTAAGTGGAGGAAATGGAGTTGCACCTCTTTGGGCTCAATATTATCAAAAACTTGTAGATAATAATCTTTATGATACAAAAGCTAAGTTTTCTTTCCTAGATAACTATCTAAAAAATGGAGATTTAGTTATGCAAACTTTAGCCCTTAATACAGGATTAAAATTGGATAAGGGAAGAGATTTTGTCATAAGAAAAGGAAAATTAGAGTTAGAGAGAGATGATAAATATAGTAATGGAATAGCTGGAGTATTTGAAAAAGCAGGTTATAAAACAAAGAGTGATGAAGCAAAAGAAAACTCTTTTAAAGAAGTAGATCAGATTGAAAATGAGAAGAATAGTATATTACCTTCTCAAGAAAATAAAATACAAAATAGTGGAACAAATGACTCTTTATTCCAAAGATTATTAGGTAATTAATAGTAAATTATAAAAAAGAGAAGTAGTGGTAGATTAATCTACTAATACTTCTCTTCTTTTTATGTTGAGATTATTTATTTTCTAAGGGCTTCAATTTCATCAAAGTATTTAGGCATTTTATCTCCTAATCTTCTTGCTCCATTGTCTGTTATTAAAAAGTCACCTTCATATCTCATTCCACCGAAATCTATATATTTTTCAATTTCATCATAATTTAGATATTCAGTAAATTTATTAGCTTCCTTCCATCTTTTAATAAGCTCTGGTATAAAATAGATACCAGGCTCAACGGTAAATACGTATCCTGGTTTTAGTTTTCTAGCTAGTCTTAGAGACTTTAATCCGAATTGCATCTCTCTAGGAAAATCTTCATATCCTACATAATTTTCTCCAAGAGCTTCCATATCATGAACATCAAGACCAAGCATATGTCCTAGACCATGAGGGAAAAATATAGCATGAGCTCCAGCTTTTACAGCTTCTTCTATATTTCCTTTCATAAGACCTCTTTTTTTCATACCCTCAGCAAGAACTTTACAAACTTCTAAATGAACCTCTTTATATGTTATTTCAGGCTTAATAAGTTCTTCAGCTTTTTCAAACATTTCAATTAAAAGAGAGTAGATATCTCTTTGTCTCTCGGAGAATTTTTTAGAAACTGGGAAAGTTGTAGTCATATCTCCACAATACCCAGTGTGAGCTCTAGCTCCAGCATCTAACACAATAAGATCTCCCTCTTGTAATGTATTTCCATGATAGTGATTATGTAGTGTTTGTCCATTCTTTGTGAATATAGTATGGAATGAAGTAGAAGCATTATATTTAGCAGCAACAGCTTCTAGAGCGGCAACTACTTCATACTCCTTCATACCAGGTTTAGTAACTTTAATAGCTTCTAAGTGCATAGCTCTAGTAATATTTACAGCTTTTTCTATCTCTTCTATTTCTAAAGCAGATTTTATATTTCTTTGTTCAACTACAGCTCTAATAAGTTTTTCAGAAACATTTATCTCAAATTCAAAAGGATTTAGTTCAAAAGCTTTACTTAGTTGCATAACAGTCTCTGCCCTGTATTGTGGTAAGAATAAAAGTTCTCTATTTTCTTCTAAAGCTTTAGTAGCAAATTTTTTAAACTCTGTCATTTCGACAAAATTTTTAACTCCCACATCTTCAGCAAAAGATTTAAGAAGTTTCTGTTCTCCCATCCACACTATATCATCAAGAGTAAAATCAGTTCCGAAAATATACTCTTGATTGTTGTCTACGTCAATGACTCCAATTAAATTTGGTACATTCATACCAAAATAATAAAGAAAACATGAATCTTGTTCGAAATTGTAATCATTGCCTTTATAGTTTCTAGGTGACTCTTGATTCCCTGGAAGAATTACAAGTCCACTTTTCAAATTAGTTTTTAATATGTTTCTTCTTTCAATATATATATCTTTACTAAACATCTTTACCTCCTTAATGTTTAATTTGTTATATTATTATAGCAAAAATTTATAATAAAAAGAATAGGTTTATTTTATTAAATATAAAAGTAAACTTAAAAATAGTTTGATATAAAACTATTTTTGTGATAAACTACTAAAAGGGTGATAGTATGGAAAGTTTAGAGATAAGAAATACACTTTTTAGTTATATGAGTAGAGTACATCATAAGGGAGCTAGTTATATAGATGAACTATTGAAAAAAAAGGGAGTAAAAAATCTATCTTATTCTCATATTAGAATTATTATAATATTGAGTATTCATAATAGAATATCTATGAAAGAGATAAGTGAACTTATAAGTAAAGATAAATCAACAGTTACTACATTGGTGAATAAGCTAGAAAAATTGGGGTATGTAAAAAAAATATCTTGTCAAAAAGATAGGAGAGTTACTTATTTAGAATTAGAAGAAAAAGCAAAGGAGATAGTAGAAACAGTTTTTCAAGTAGCTAATCTGTTTCATCAAAAAGTAGAGAGCATATTAACAAAAGAGGAAATAACTACTCTCTTTACTTTGATGGAAAAATTAATAAAAAATTTTTAAAATATTTTGAAGGAGTGGATTAAATGGAAAAGAAACATCAGTTGATGGGAACAGAAAAAATTACAAAGCTTTTAGTTCAATTTTCACTTCCAGCAATAATAGGTATGTTGGTGAATGCCCTATATAATATTGTAGATAGAATATATATAGGAAATATTGAAAATGTAGGACATATAGCAATAGCAGGTGTGGGAATAACCTTTCCAGTTGTTATTTTTGTATTTGGTTTCTCTATTCTAATAGGATTAGGAGCGGCTACAAATGCCTCTCTAAATTTAGGGAAAAAAAAGAAAGAGGAGGCAGAAAAATTTTTAGGAGTAGCAGTATCTTTTGGATTTATTGTATCATTGATTTTAATGGTGCTTGTTTTATGGAAACTGGAATGGTTAGTAAATATACTTGGTGGAAGTGATAAAACTGGAATATATGCAGCTCAGTATTTAAAAATCTTAGCCTATGGTTTTCCAGCTGCGGTAGTGGGATATGTAGCAAACGCTTCTATTCGTTCAGATGGAAACCCTAAGATGGCAATGGCAACTTTGCTGATAGGAGCTATAACTAATATTGCCTTAGATCCAATATTTATTTTCTATCTTAAAATGGGAGTAAAAGGAGCAGCTTGGGCAACTATAATATCTCAGTATGTATCAGGAATCTGGGCTATATACTATTTTACTTCTAAATTCAGCGGAATGAAACTATATTTAAAAAATTTAAAGTTAGATTTTGGAAAGATAAAGAGTATTTCATCATTAGGAAGTGCTCCCTTTGCTATTCAAATAGGAGCAAGTGTAGTAAATTACACATATAATAGCACATTGAAAATATATGGTGGAGATACAGCTATAGGTGCTATGGCAATTGTACAAGCCGTAATAACTTTTATCTCTATGCCAATTTTTGGAATAAACCAAGGGCTACAACCAATACTGGGATATAACTATGGGGCAAAACTTTATTCAAGAGTAAAAGAGGCACTTTTCAAAGCTATTTTTGCAGCAACAGTTCTATGTGTAATAGATTTCCTAGCAATTCAATTTTTATCTAAATATTTTATCAATATTTTTACTCATGAAAAAGAATTAGTTAGAATAGCCTCTATTGGACTTAGAATCCAAACATTTATGTTACCAATTGTAGGATTTCAAATAATAGCTTCAATATATTTTCAGGCAATAGGAAAGCCTAAGATGAGTTTTTTTATGAGTTTGACAAGACAGATAATTGTATTAATACCGTGTATATTGATAATGTCTAAATTATTTGGAGTAGAGGGAGTTTGGTTTGCAGGACCAACAGCAGATTTTATAGCTACAGTGGTAACATTTATTTTTATAAAAATGGAATTGAAACATCTAAAAGAGTTAGAAATAAAAGTTCAACATAAAATAGAAGAGTAATTAAAATTAAAATGTATATATGGGGGTAATATAATGATTAACAGATTTTTAAAGTATGTAAAGATAGCAACTGATGCCAATCCAGAGAGTCTTTTATGTCCAAGTAGTGAGATACAATGGGATTTAGCTAAGGTTATAATAGAAGATTTGAAAGAGATAGGATTAGAGGATATAAGTTTAGATGAAAATTGTTATATAATGGCTACTCTTCCATCTAACTGTGGAAAAGATATTCCTACAATAGGATTTATAGCTCATATGGATACAGCTCCAACTTATAATGGAAAAGGAGTAAATCCAAAAGTTGTAAAATATGAAGGTGGGGATATAGTTTTAAATAAAGAATTAGATGTAATTCTTTCGCCTAAAGATTTTCCAAGTTTGAATAAATATATAGGAGAAGAGTTAATAGTAACGGATGGTAAAACACTTCTAGGAGCAGACGATAAGGCTGGAATTGTTGAGATAATAGAAGCCATAAAATATTTAAAAGAGCATCCAGAGATTAAACACGGAGAGATAAAAATTGGGTTTACACCAGATGAAGAGATAGGAAGAGGAGCAAATCTATTCGATGTTGAAAAATTTAATTGTAAATTTGCTTATACAGTTGATGGTGGAGAGCTTGGTGAGTTAGAATATGAAAACTTTAATGCAGCTTCAGCTGTAATAAAGATTAAGGGAAGAGATATTCATCCAGGAACAGCTAAAAATAGTATGATTAACTCAATGATTATTGCTATGGAATTAAACTCTATGCTTCCAGCTGATCAAAGACCAGAACATACAGAAAATTATGAGGGATTTTTTTTGTTAAATGATATGAAAGGAACAGTTGAAAATACAACTATGAACTATATAATAAGAGATCATTCTATGAAAAAGTTTAATGAGAAAAAAAATCTGATAAAAGCTGTAGTAATGTATCTTCAATTAAAATATAAAGATGCTTCTATAGAGATCGAAGTAAAAGATAGTTACTATAATATGAGAGAAAAGATTGAACCAGTAAGTTATATAATAGATTTAGCTAAAAAATCAATGGAAGAATTGGGAATTGAACCACACATAAGACCTATAAGAGGTGGAACTGACGGGGCAAGACTTTCATATAAAGGACTTCCTTGTCCAAACTTATTTACTGGTGGACATAATTTTCATGGGAAATTTGAATACATTCCAGTGAATTCGATGGAGAAAGCTAGAGATTTAATTATAAAAATAGCTGAAAATGTAACTAATTTATAATAAACTAAGAAAGAGGAGAGACTAGTTTAAAAAATTTTTAAATAGTTTTTTCTCTTTTTTATATAAAAGCTTGTAAATTTAATTATTTTCTGCGAGCAAAATTAATTTTTACTAGAGAGGTATAAAAAAATAGTTGAATTATTACAGAATATATGATATATTAAAAGTAAAGTAAAACAACTAATTAAGTGAAACTAGAACAGTATGAAAAAATACTTTCATTTTAAGAACACAAAAATGTTAGCAATTTAAAAATAAAATATATATCTCATATATCCCTGTAATATGGTCAGGAGTTTCTACGGGTTGCCAATATAACAATCCTCTATGAGTTGAAATAAAAAATTTGAGCTTTTATATAATTTAAAAAAGTTTTCTTATTTTTTGATTCCTAACTGAAATTAGAAGGATATAAGAGAGTAATTAGGAGGAAAAAGTGAGAAACAGATCGCCTTATCATTTAGATGGAGTTCCATCTTTAAAAGAAGCTATACCATTAGGATTACAACATGTCTTAGCAATGTTTGTAAGTAACATTACACCGCTTATAATTGTAGCTGGAGCTCTAGGGATCCCAGCTGAAACAAAGACCTTTCTAATTCAATGTACAATGTTTGTAGCAGGATTAAATACCGTGATACAAGCATATACTATTGGACCTATCGGAGCCAAATTACCTATCGTTGTGGGTACAAGTTTTGCTTTTGTACCAGTTGCCCTTTCTATTGGATTACAATACGGATATGAAGCTATTTTGGGAGCTGCCTTGGTTGGAGGAATTTTTGAAGCTTTCATTGGATTAATTATAAAGAAAATAAGAAGATATTTCCCACCAGTTGTAACTGGAGTTATTGTATTATCTATTGGATTATCACTATTACCAGTAGGTGTTTCAAATTTTGCTGGTGGAGTAGGAGC
The genomic region above belongs to Candidatus Fusobacterium pullicola and contains:
- a CDS encoding penicillin-binding protein codes for the protein MKKLTYLKIFLVVVFLGGILASGAVFGLVYKYYKELPDISNLIEDYSPSIPTTVYDRKGRVIDVISREKREVAKFREIPQNVKNAFLAIEDKQFYSHHGIHFKRLLGAVIANVRSGSAAQGASSFTQQLARNAFLSHEKSIARKIKEALITFEIERKYTKDEIFEKYLNEIYFGAGAYGVRTAAEQFYRKDISQINLAEAALLAGIPNRPETYNPTRKLNNSLKRMKLILSEMYKDGMISEEEYNKALNHKFYNEGKLPKGFVMDEDTTIVYNKRSEVEYNVPDFSGLVEKFLLEKFDEDLVYTGGLKVYTTLDLDIQKIAKETFDNYSFFKKEGRENLQGGMVTIDPNNGYVISLVAGKNFKDGGFNRATMAKRQMGSSFKPFLYFTALQNGYELNSVIEDRYLQYGKWIPKNYGNRYNKNLTLLTALDRSVNTVSIQLLDKVGISTVKRNIAKLDPNLKIPDDLTASLGSFENTPLQHALNYSVFANGGYKISPVIVTSVIDKYGNTLYEELPKKEKIYDSLDTSLITYMLKSSVMFGSSGRAAVYDANKRRIEQGGKTGTTNENRTLWFAGITPNYVTTIYIGYDNNAPIVGDVSGGNGVAPLWAQYYQKLVDNNLYDTKAKFSFLDNYLKNGDLVMQTLALNTGLKLDKGRDFVIRKGKLELERDDKYSNGIAGVFEKAGYKTKSDEAKENSFKEVDQIENEKNSILPSQENKIQNSGTNDSLFQRLLGN
- a CDS encoding aminopeptidase P family protein, whose translation is MFSKDIYIERRNILKTNLKSGLVILPGNQESPRNYKGNDYNFEQDSCFLYYFGMNVPNLIGVIDVDNNQEYIFGTDFTLDDIVWMGEQKLLKSFAEDVGVKNFVEMTEFKKFATKALEENRELLFLPQYRAETVMQLSKAFELNPFEFEINVSEKLIRAVVEQRNIKSALEIEEIEKAVNITRAMHLEAIKVTKPGMKEYEVVAALEAVAAKYNASTSFHTIFTKNGQTLHNHYHGNTLQEGDLIVLDAGARAHTGYCGDMTTTFPVSKKFSERQRDIYSLLIEMFEKAEELIKPEITYKEVHLEVCKVLAEGMKKRGLMKGNIEEAVKAGAHAIFFPHGLGHMLGLDVHDMEALGENYVGYEDFPREMQFGLKSLRLARKLKPGYVFTVEPGIYFIPELIKRWKEANKFTEYLNYDEIEKYIDFGGMRYEGDFLITDNGARRLGDKMPKYFDEIEALRK
- a CDS encoding MarR family transcriptional regulator is translated as MESLEIRNTLFSYMSRVHHKGASYIDELLKKKGVKNLSYSHIRIIIILSIHNRISMKEISELISKDKSTVTTLVNKLEKLGYVKKISCQKDRRVTYLELEEKAKEIVETVFQVANLFHQKVESILTKEEITTLFTLMEKLIKNF
- a CDS encoding MATE family efflux transporter — encoded protein: MEKKHQLMGTEKITKLLVQFSLPAIIGMLVNALYNIVDRIYIGNIENVGHIAIAGVGITFPVVIFVFGFSILIGLGAATNASLNLGKKKKEEAEKFLGVAVSFGFIVSLILMVLVLWKLEWLVNILGGSDKTGIYAAQYLKILAYGFPAAVVGYVANASIRSDGNPKMAMATLLIGAITNIALDPIFIFYLKMGVKGAAWATIISQYVSGIWAIYYFTSKFSGMKLYLKNLKLDFGKIKSISSLGSAPFAIQIGASVVNYTYNSTLKIYGGDTAIGAMAIVQAVITFISMPIFGINQGLQPILGYNYGAKLYSRVKEALFKAIFAATVLCVIDFLAIQFLSKYFINIFTHEKELVRIASIGLRIQTFMLPIVGFQIIASIYFQAIGKPKMSFFMSLTRQIIVLIPCILIMSKLFGVEGVWFAGPTADFIATVVTFIFIKMELKHLKELEIKVQHKIEE
- the pepT gene encoding peptidase T, encoding MINRFLKYVKIATDANPESLLCPSSEIQWDLAKVIIEDLKEIGLEDISLDENCYIMATLPSNCGKDIPTIGFIAHMDTAPTYNGKGVNPKVVKYEGGDIVLNKELDVILSPKDFPSLNKYIGEELIVTDGKTLLGADDKAGIVEIIEAIKYLKEHPEIKHGEIKIGFTPDEEIGRGANLFDVEKFNCKFAYTVDGGELGELEYENFNAASAVIKIKGRDIHPGTAKNSMINSMIIAMELNSMLPADQRPEHTENYEGFFLLNDMKGTVENTTMNYIIRDHSMKKFNEKKNLIKAVVMYLQLKYKDASIEIEVKDSYYNMREKIEPVSYIIDLAKKSMEELGIEPHIRPIRGGTDGARLSYKGLPCPNLFTGGHNFHGKFEYIPVNSMEKARDLIIKIAENVTNL